DNA from Desulfobaccales bacterium:
ATCTGCACGGCGGAAGAGGAAGCCCCCGGCGGCGATTTTCTCCGGCGCGGCCAGGATAATCAGCAGGTCCCCGGGCAGCAGCTCCAGCTCCGGGTCGGGGTTGAAGACCAGCTCGCCGTCGCGGCGCACCGCCAAGACCGTGAGCCCGTATTTCTTGCGCAGCTCCACCTGCGCCAGGCTCTTGCCCGCCAGGGGCGCGCCCTGGGCCAGCCGCACCGTGGTGATCTCCATGTCCTTGAGGTATGGCCTTAAGTCCGCCAGGGTGGGGGTCTCCGCCGGCAGGCTCCGGAGCATGCGGTAGCCCTCGGCCCGCACCTCCTGCACAAAGCGCTCGATCTCATCCTTGGGGAGCAGATATTTCCGCAGCACCCGGGTGAAGATCTCCACCGAGGTCTCAAACTCCTCGGGGATGACCTCATCGGCCCCCAGCTCATAGAGGGCCGGCATCTCCAAAAGATACCGGGTGCGCACGATGAGATAGACGGTGGGGTGAAGGGCCCGCACCCGCTCGGTGATGCGCCGGGTGGCCGCCGGGTCGTTGATGGCCACCACCACGATGCGGGCCGCCTGAAGATGCGCCAGCTCCAGGATCTCCGGGTTGGTGGCGTCCCCGAAGTAGATGGGCTCCCCCTTCTCCCGCTCCCGGCGCACCGTCTCCGGGTTCATCTCGATGATGACATAGGGGATGCCCCCCACCTTGGCGGCCCGGGCCAGGTTGCGGCCGGTGACCCCATACCCCACGATGATGAGGTGATCTTGCACCGCAGCCTCGGCAGGGGCCACCGAGAGAAATGAGCCCGTCCGCCAGCGGGCCGGCAGGGGCAGGCTCATCGCCAGGTCCGCCACCCGGGGCGCCACGGCCATGATAAAGGGGGTCAAGGTCATGGTGAGGACCGACACGTCCAGAAAGAGCTGGTAGTTGTCCCCGGAAAGCAGACCCTGGGCCTGCCCGGCCTTGGCCAGCACAAAGGAGAACTCCCCCACCTGGCATAAGGTGAGGCCCACGATGATGCCGGTGCGCAGGGGATAACCCAAAAGGAGGGTGGCCCCGCCGGCGATGAGGGTCTTGGCCGCCAGCACCAGGGCCGCCGCCACCACAATGCTCAAGGGATGGCGCAGGAGAAACTCCACGTTGAGGAGCATGCCAATGGACAGAAAGAAGATGCTGG
Protein-coding regions in this window:
- a CDS encoding cation:proton antiporter; its protein translation is MQILFDLLVVYVLAVVVIMVCHRLGIPPLVGFILTGVLAGPQGFGLISAVHEVETLAEIGVILLLFTIGIEFSFANLLQLRRSVVVGGPLQVGLTCLLFTFLAWEVGGLGVGEAVLVGFLMALSSTAIVLKVLQSRGEVESPHGNTSLGILIFQDIIIVPMMLFIPFLAGVGGEAVGRKFLILFLEAAAIVAGVIVAAKYVVPQVLYQIARTRDREIFLLAVLVLCFLVAWVTAAAGLSLALGAFLAGLILSETEYSHQALGNILPFRDTFSSIFFLSIGMLLNVEFLLRHPLSIVVAAALVLAAKTLIAGGATLLLGYPLRTGIIVGLTLCQVGEFSFVLAKAGQAQGLLSGDNYQLFLDVSVLTMTLTPFIMAVAPRVADLAMSLPLPARWRTGSFLSVAPAEAAVQDHLIIVGYGVTGRNLARAAKVGGIPYVIIEMNPETVRREREKGEPIYFGDATNPEILELAHLQAARIVVVAINDPAATRRITERVRALHPTVYLIVRTRYLLEMPALYELGADEVIPEEFETSVEIFTRVLRKYLLPKDEIERFVQEVRAEGYRMLRSLPAETPTLADLRPYLKDMEITTVRLAQGAPLAGKSLAQVELRKKYGLTVLAVRRDGELVFNPDPELELLPGDLLIILAAPEKIAAGGFLFRRADKEE